The sequence below is a genomic window from Aureispira sp. CCB-E.
GTCGTACCGTTGTCCATACTGCTATCAACGCCTATAACAAAAAACAGCGTGACACGCAAGTAATCATTCCAATGGCAGAAAGTGGGGAGGTAGATGCTTCTATTGATAGTATTGTTGGACAGCTAGAAGCTAATGACATTATTAAGTTGGTTAACTCTTTGCCTCAAAAAGCTAGGCAAGTTCTTAAATTATATGCCATAGAAGGCTACAAACATAAAGAAATTGCCGCTTTGTTAGGAATTACAGAAGGTACTTCTAAATCCCAATTCAGTAGAGCTAAAAAAATGCTACAAACTTCAATTGAAACACTCCATGGCTAAGAAACAACAGCAAAATAAAATTGGAGAAAGTTTTGAACAACATCTCCCTGATGAATTGGTTCCTGATTTTATTTGGAATAACATCTCCAGTGCCTTAGACAAGGCTCCTGCTATGGAAGAAAGTACCGAAAAAATCAAATCCTCTTTTGAAAAGGGATTTGAGCAGGAAGCATTGCCCGTATTTCTATGGGATAACATCGAGTCTTCTCTGAATCATGCAAGCTTTTTGGAGGAATCTGTCGAAAATGAAAATAAAATTAAGGCTTCTTTTGAAGAGGGCTTTCAAGATACTATTCCTGACAACTTATGGGAAAATGTAGAAAATCAGTTGGAAATTGAAGGTGTTTGGCAGCGGGTCTTGAAACGCTTAAACAAAAATACTAGAAGACGGTATTGGCAGGAAAAAGGAATGCAACTGGGCATTCTTGCCTTGGCTGTTTTGCTACTTAGAGGCTGTGACTTTGGGCAATGGTCTACTATAACTCCTATCGCTCAAAAAGTAAATGTATCTACTCAAACAACTTCTTCTACAACACCTCCGTTTGTATCCAATAAAAAGGTTAAAAATGGTTCTGAGAACCACTCTAGTAATTCCATTGCCCCTACAAAGAATCCAAAACTTTCAGATGCTAGTCATTCTCTTATTGATAATACTAGTTCGTTGACCTCTTCAAAAGAAACAACAATAACGAATACGATTACCAATAATCCTACTTCGGTTGCTGCTCTTTCTAAGTCTAAGAATCATCATCCGTTCGATAATCTGTCAAAAGGATCTATTAAACCATCTGTTACTGCTGCTAAACAAGAAAAACAGGATATTACAGCACCTAATCATAACAACCAACCCTATCTAGAACCTATAACAAATAAGGCACAAGGCAAGTCAGATCAACAAATATCTGAACTTCAAGAAACAGCATCGTTAACACAACAATCTCCTAGAGTACCGCTTAACAATAACAAAACTTCTGACCTTTCCTCCATAAAAGCGTCTACTACTCCAGCTAATAATTATAATAGTTCTAATTCTACAAATTCAACACCAACTCCTTCTGCTCTACTAAGTCAAGCTGCCATTGCGACACTGACAAACAAACCATTTGTTGATTCATCCATTCAGGTACTTCAGGATTTCCACATTAAAAATATCCTTAATAAGAAAAAGCATCAAGTTAGATTTGAAGTAGGAATGAATGGGAAAATAGGTACTTCTCTTTTATTAGGAAATGCGACCAGTAAAGGTATGGAAACAACAAGTATGACTAAAACAAAAACTCGTGTGGCAGGTGGCATTGGGATTATAGTAAACAGCTACCTAACCGCTAATGATGCGATTGTTTTTGGCGCCTACCCTTTGTCCAATAGCCAACAATACTTTGGAGGGTATACCAATGAGGGACGTTATTACCACAAAGAAGTCAAACTGGCTTACTTTGATTTTACGCTAGGTTATCAACGAGTCTTAGTACACTACAATGATTTTGGCACGATTCCATCTTCTATCTATGCTAGAATAGACTATGGATTAGGTTATTTAAGTAAAAGTGAGGAAATCGTCAATGGGCTTGCTTCTGAACTAGGTGATGCCTATAACAAATTGAATCATAATATTGGTCTGACCATTGGTAATACACATCGCATCAATCGTTTTGTTATTGATTATGGTCTTTATGGCAATCTGGGTTTAAGTGCTGTTCTTAACTTTAGCCCATCTGGAACCAATACAATAGAATACAGCAACTTAGCGACCATGGGTGGCTATGTAGGTCTTCGTTATGTCTTGTAATTTTACAAGCTATAATCTCTGGCATCACTTTGTTCACCAGTATCAAAATACTTAAACCACTTCCCTTCTCGGACTCCTTTTTTATAACGACCAACTAATTTTAATTGTCCATTGGAGTAATAATGCTTCCATAAATCATCTTTTGCAGAACGTTTAGGATCTACGAGTATATAATTCCCAACACTTTCTAGTTCGCCATTGGAATGATAGGATTCCCATTTCCCTACCCTACGATCTAAGTTTAGCATTCCTTTTATTTTCAGTTGTCCATTTTCATAATAAGAAAAATAGTTACCTACCCCCTGCTTATATTGGCAAGTATTTTTAAGTTGCCCCTGCTCATAATAAACCGCACAGCGACCATTCTTAATACCTTCGTTGTACACAAATTCGCTATTGAGGGCTCCAGTTGGATAATATGTTTGTAAAACTCCATGTAGAATACCGTGCTTAAACGATTGCTTCATAGCTAATTGTCCATTTTCAAAATAATACTGATACCATCCGTGCATCTTGTTCTTATAATTAGAATAGACCACCTTCAGTTGCCCATTTTCATAGTATTCTCGAACGGCACCATCCAGCGTATCTAGGTGATAATGACGTGCTATTCTCAGCTGTCCATTTTTATAATATTCCTTAGAAATACCATCCAACCGACCAAAATCATAGACCTGAATGGATTGAATTTGCTTTTTATCGGTATCATAATAAGTTTTGTGGACACCATCTTTGGGACCAAATCCATATTGATTTTGGGTTCCCCCTAGCACCAATAAAATAACGGTTATTACATAGAATGTTGATAACAGCCAACTAAAAATTGGTAGTCTCCAACGTAAACTGCCAATGATAAAACACAAAGTAGGCACTCCCCAAAGTACAGCACCAGGATATATATAAGTTCTTATATAAATTAGTCCTGCAAAAAACAAGCTATTGATTGTCCACAATATAGCAGCCCCTGTTTTGAAATCTGCATGCTTCCTAATTCCATACGTATGCCCATTAACAGCAAAGAAAAAAGAAGCCAACGCAAAAGGTAAGTGAAATATCAACAGGACTACTCCTATATAAAAAGGAACCGAATGGGTAGGCTCGTCTAGTTCTGTTGTATAAAATGCAGCAACTTCAAACGATTGCAAGACAAATACAACCATCAACAAGAATACTAAACGAATTGATTTATAGGTGTCCATTATGAAACTTTTAAATTGGTAAACAGGTAGTTCTATTAAAATAAGGTAATTTTTTTAAAAAGTTACACTAAATAAGCAATCCATAACAATAGAGAATTGATACTTTAGTTGCTTTTGATTACCTTTACATTTCCAAATTGAAATCTCATGAGCATGTTTTAACACGAAAAAACTTTTTTTGTACTAAAAAGGACTAAAACAGAAATTTCTATTGGAAACCAATTCGTTAACCCTATGGTCAAATGGTTTTATTTGACCATAAGGTTAATAACATGTACTTTAAACTGTAGATTGAATGATTAACACAACAACAGTTCCAACTGTTAACACACTCGAGCGTCTTCATAAAATTGTAGAGCAACGCATCATGGTCATTGATGGTGCAATGGGTACTATGATTCAAGAGTACAACTTGACGGAAAAAGACTATCGAGGCAAGCGATTTGAAGATTTTCATCAAGATCTTAAAGGTAATAATGACTTATTGTCTATAACGAGACCTGATGTTATCGAAAACATTCACAAGGCATACTTAAAGGCAGGTGCAGATATTATTGAAACCAATACCTTTAATGCCAATGCCATTTCGCAAGAAGACTATGATTTGGCAGAATTAGCCTATGAGATGAATGTTGCTTCTGCTCAATGTGCCAAACGTGCTACTGAATATTACAATCAACTGAATCCTGATAGACCTCGTTTTGTAGCAGGTGCCATTGGTCCTACTAGCAAAACAGCTTCTATGTCTCCTGATGTGAACGACCCAGGATATAGAGCCGTTACGTTTGACGATTTGGTAGAAGCTTATTATTTGCAAGTAAGAGGTCTAGCCGATGGAGGAGCAGATTTATTTTTAGTAGAAACAATTTTTGATACCTTAAATTGTAAAGCAGCACTCTTTGCTATTGACAAGTACTGTGAAGATGTAGGCATTCAATACCCCATTATGGTATCTGGAACCATAACAGATGCTAGTGGTCGAACGCTCTCTGGGCAAACAGTAGAAGCCTTTTGGATTTCGGTAAGCCATGCCAATTTATTTAGCGTTGGGCTAAACTGTGCGCTTGGTGCTACTGAAATGCGTCCACACGTAGAAGCATTATCTAATATTGCCGATTGTTATGTTAGTGCCTATCCCAATGCAGGATTGCCCAATGAGTTTGGAGAATACGATCAAGACGGTATAGAGATGAGTGGCTACATCAAGGATTTTGCTTCCAGTGGTTTTGTCAACATTATTGGAGGTTGCTGTGGAACATCTCCAGAACATATTCAATGTATGGCTGAAGCCGTGCAGGGTCTCCCTACTCGCAAAAAAAATGAACCGTCTAAATATACTCAATACAGTGGTTTAGAACCGTTGATTGTTCGAGAAAACCTAAACTTCATCAATGTTGGAGAACGTACTAATGTCACTGGTTCTCGTAAGTTTGCTCGTTTGATTAAAAATGGCAACTACGAGGAAGCTCTTTCTGTTGCTCGTCAACAGGTAGAAGGAGGGGCACAAGTTATTGACGTTAATATGGATGAAGGGCTTTTGGACTCTAAACAAGCCATGATTAACTTCTTGAATCTAATTGCGGCTGAGCCTGATATTTCTAAGCTTCCTATTATGATTGATTCTTCTAAATGGGAAGTAATCGAAGCTGGATTAAAATGCGTACAAGGAAAATCCATTGTCAACTCTATCTCTCTCAAAGAGGGAGAAGAAGCATTTATTAAGCATGCAAAACTATGCAAACGCTATGGTGCAGCAATGATTGTAATGGCTTTTGATACAGAAGGACAAGCAGATACAACCGAAAGAAAGGTAGAAATTTGTCATCGTGCTTACAAAATATTAACCGAACAAGTTGGCGTTCGTCCACAAGACATCATCTTTGATCCTAATATCTTTGCTATTGGGACAGGAATTGACGAACACGCCAATTATGGGATTTACTTCATCGATGCTTGCCGTGAAATTAAGCGTTTAATGCCTAATGTAAAGATTAGTGGTGGTGTTAGTAATATTTCGTTCTCCTTCCGTGGTAATAATGTCATTCGAGAAGCGATTCACTCTGTTTTCTTATACCATGCCGTAAAAGCAGGAATGGATATGGGGATTGTCAATGCAGGAATGATGGAGGTTTATGAAGATATTCCTCAAGAATTATTGGTCTTAGTAGAGGATTTGCTGTTCAATAGAAATCCTGAAGCAACCGACCGCCTAATGGAATATGCGGAGAAGGTAAAGGGGCAAGGTAAAAAACGTACGGTGGATTTATCTTGGCGTGAAGGAACTGTCGAAGAACGTTTGTCGCACTCTTTAGTAAAAGGTATTACAGATTATATCGTAGAAGATACCAAAGAAGCTCATGCCAAGTATGTTAGCCCACTCCGAGTTATTGAAGAACCTTTAATGGCGGGAATGGATGTTGTTGGGGATTTATTTGGAGCAGGAAAAATGTTTTTGCCACAAGTAGTCAAGTCAGCCCGTGTTATGAAACAAGCGGTAGCTTATTTGACACCTTTTATTGAAGAGGAAAAGAAAGATGCAGGTGGATCATCTAAAGGAAAAATTCTGATGGCAACCGTAAAGGGGGATGTGCATGATATTGGTAAAAATATTGTTGGGATTGTTTTGGCTTGTAACAATTATGAAATTGTTGATTTAGGTGTAATGGTTTCTTGTGACGCTATTTTAAAAGCAGCTCGCAAAGAACAAGTGGACATCATTGGCTTGAGTGGTCTGATTACTCCTTCTTTGGATGAAATGGTCTATGTTGCCAAAGAAATGCAGCGCCAAGGGTTCGACATTCCTTTGATGATTGGAGGGGCAACGACTTCTAAAACACATACTGCTGTAAAAATTGAGCCTCAGTATACTAATAATATTGCTGTTCATGTTTTAGATGCGTCTCGTTCTGTTACAGTTGCTAGTTCGTTATTAAATGAAAATAAAAATGAGCAAGAAGCCTACGTCCAAGGAATTCGAAAGGAATTTGATGAAGTTCGTTTGCGCCGTGGGAATCGAAAATCAGCTAAAAAATACTTGACCTACAAAAAAGCCAAAGAAAATAAACTCCAATTAGATTGGGAAAACTACACGCCTCCTGTTCCTACATTTACAGGAACAAAGGTATTTGAAAATTTTGATTTAAACACACTTCGCCAATACATCGACTGGACTCCTTTCTTTACTAGTTGGCAATTGCGAGGCAAATATCCTGCGATTTTAACAGACGATGTTGTTGGTACAGAAGCTCAAAAATTATTTGATGATGCACAGGTTCTTCTAGACCGCATTATCAACGAAAAATGGCTAACGGCTACTGCTGTTATTGGGTTCTTTCCTGCCAATAGCATCAACGATGATGATATCGAAGTTTATACCGATGAATCTCGCTCACAAGTGGCACATACGTTACGCAACTTGCGTCAACAACGCCAAAAAGCACCTGGACAGGCTAATTTCTGCCTGAGTGACTACATTGCTCCTAAAGAAACAAATGTCAACGATTATATTGGTGCATTTGCCGTAACCGCAGGGGGTAATATAGAAGGATGGGTCAAAAAGTTTGAAGAAGCATTGGACGATTACAATGCGATTATGACAAAAGCCTTGGCAGATCGTTTGGCAGAAGCCTTTGCAGAATGTATGCATGAGCAAGTCCGAAAGCTACATTGGGGCTATGATCAATCCGAAAGCTTGAGTAATGATGAGTTAATTAAAGAACGTTATGTAGGTATTCGTCCTGCGCCTGGCTATTCCGCTTGTCCTGAACACACCGAAAAACGCACGCTGTTCGAATTACTAAACGTTGAAGCGCAAACGGGTATTACTTTAACCGAAAGTTGTGCTATGTATCCTGCTGCGTCGGTAAGTGGTTGGTATTTTTCTCACCCAGAATCGAAGTATTTTGGATTAGGAAATATAGAAAAAGACCAAGTGGAAGCTTACGCCCAACGCAAAGGAATGCATACAGCAGAAGCAGAACGTTGGTTAATGCCTGTTTTAAATTATGACATTTAGTCTATTTTACCATAAATTTTTAGTTTGTACAAACTAGTGCTACTCCAACTAAAAAAGGTTGAAGTTGTTTAAAAGAAAGAATACTTTTAAGCAACTTCTTTTTTTTGTAGAACCAAACACATCCCTGTAAGCCTACTAGGCATTATTAATACAACAAAACATAGCAATACTCTAATTCTTCTCGTCTTAATCGGCATAAAATTTGGAGTGCTGCTTACTAAATTTCGCAATATCAATCACATCAATTATGAAGTGGGTAGTGGTTTATTTATTTTGTTTTTTATCAACCAGTGGAATGACTCAGTTAAATAAAAAGGACTTAATAGGTACTTATTACTACCAAGAAATTGCTAGTGGAAATCGAGCTAAAGTAGATCATGCTAATTATTACTATAACATTCAGCTCAAAAAAGATGGTTCTTTTCTGTGGACACG
It includes:
- a CDS encoding RNA polymerase sigma factor, producing the protein MKELSERELVERCAADERQYQELLYRKYAGDMYKVCLMYANNKADAADILQESFIKVFKNIHRFRFEGSLRGWIRRTVVHTAINAYNKKQRDTQVIIPMAESGEVDASIDSIVGQLEANDIIKLVNSLPQKARQVLKLYAIEGYKHKEIAALLGITEGTSKSQFSRAKKMLQTSIETLHG
- a CDS encoding toxin-antitoxin system YwqK family antitoxin produces the protein MDTYKSIRLVFLLMVVFVLQSFEVAAFYTTELDEPTHSVPFYIGVVLLIFHLPFALASFFFAVNGHTYGIRKHADFKTGAAILWTINSLFFAGLIYIRTYIYPGAVLWGVPTLCFIIGSLRWRLPIFSWLLSTFYVITVILLVLGGTQNQYGFGPKDGVHKTYYDTDKKQIQSIQVYDFGRLDGISKEYYKNGQLRIARHYHLDTLDGAVREYYENGQLKVVYSNYKNKMHGWYQYYFENGQLAMKQSFKHGILHGVLQTYYPTGALNSEFVYNEGIKNGRCAVYYEQGQLKNTCQYKQGVGNYFSYYENGQLKIKGMLNLDRRVGKWESYHSNGELESVGNYILVDPKRSAKDDLWKHYYSNGQLKLVGRYKKGVREGKWFKYFDTGEQSDARDYSL
- the metH gene encoding methionine synthase; this encodes MINTTTVPTVNTLERLHKIVEQRIMVIDGAMGTMIQEYNLTEKDYRGKRFEDFHQDLKGNNDLLSITRPDVIENIHKAYLKAGADIIETNTFNANAISQEDYDLAELAYEMNVASAQCAKRATEYYNQLNPDRPRFVAGAIGPTSKTASMSPDVNDPGYRAVTFDDLVEAYYLQVRGLADGGADLFLVETIFDTLNCKAALFAIDKYCEDVGIQYPIMVSGTITDASGRTLSGQTVEAFWISVSHANLFSVGLNCALGATEMRPHVEALSNIADCYVSAYPNAGLPNEFGEYDQDGIEMSGYIKDFASSGFVNIIGGCCGTSPEHIQCMAEAVQGLPTRKKNEPSKYTQYSGLEPLIVRENLNFINVGERTNVTGSRKFARLIKNGNYEEALSVARQQVEGGAQVIDVNMDEGLLDSKQAMINFLNLIAAEPDISKLPIMIDSSKWEVIEAGLKCVQGKSIVNSISLKEGEEAFIKHAKLCKRYGAAMIVMAFDTEGQADTTERKVEICHRAYKILTEQVGVRPQDIIFDPNIFAIGTGIDEHANYGIYFIDACREIKRLMPNVKISGGVSNISFSFRGNNVIREAIHSVFLYHAVKAGMDMGIVNAGMMEVYEDIPQELLVLVEDLLFNRNPEATDRLMEYAEKVKGQGKKRTVDLSWREGTVEERLSHSLVKGITDYIVEDTKEAHAKYVSPLRVIEEPLMAGMDVVGDLFGAGKMFLPQVVKSARVMKQAVAYLTPFIEEEKKDAGGSSKGKILMATVKGDVHDIGKNIVGIVLACNNYEIVDLGVMVSCDAILKAARKEQVDIIGLSGLITPSLDEMVYVAKEMQRQGFDIPLMIGGATTSKTHTAVKIEPQYTNNIAVHVLDASRSVTVASSLLNENKNEQEAYVQGIRKEFDEVRLRRGNRKSAKKYLTYKKAKENKLQLDWENYTPPVPTFTGTKVFENFDLNTLRQYIDWTPFFTSWQLRGKYPAILTDDVVGTEAQKLFDDAQVLLDRIINEKWLTATAVIGFFPANSINDDDIEVYTDESRSQVAHTLRNLRQQRQKAPGQANFCLSDYIAPKETNVNDYIGAFAVTAGGNIEGWVKKFEEALDDYNAIMTKALADRLAEAFAECMHEQVRKLHWGYDQSESLSNDELIKERYVGIRPAPGYSACPEHTEKRTLFELLNVEAQTGITLTESCAMYPAASVSGWYFSHPESKYFGLGNIEKDQVEAYAQRKGMHTAEAERWLMPVLNYDI